The Halomicronema hongdechloris C2206 genome includes a window with the following:
- a CDS encoding SemiSWEET family sugar transporter: MDFTTTLGLVAGTLTTAAYLPQVLKTWKSKSADGISWSMLVILCSGVMLWLLYGVYEHDLPVICANVVTLMLSTLILGLKIRYRYPVRG; encoded by the coding sequence ATGGACTTCACTACTACCCTGGGGTTAGTAGCTGGCACGTTGACCACGGCTGCCTACTTACCACAGGTACTGAAGACCTGGAAGTCAAAGTCTGCTGATGGCATCTCTTGGAGCATGCTAGTGATTCTGTGCTCTGGGGTGATGTTGTGGTTGTTGTATGGCGTCTACGAGCACGATTTACCGGTAATTTGTGCCAATGTAGTGACGCTGATGCTCTCGACGTTAATTTTAGGCCTGAAGATTCGCTATCGCTATCCAGTCAGGGGATGA
- the dndE gene encoding DNA sulfur modification protein DndE, with protein sequence MHSPVNPIRLSKAAAGQLMQLRQMTSIGNWTVLCRWALCRSLAEPTNPAPVSIAADSTLEMSGRVLGGPVGDILLKALRQRCHESGLSPDHRETLATQLQLHLHRGIHYLAGDPNIQSTESLMALVSDNLKSVQASMS encoded by the coding sequence ATGCATTCTCCCGTCAACCCGATCCGGCTCTCAAAAGCCGCCGCAGGCCAACTCATGCAGCTGAGGCAAATGACCAGCATTGGCAACTGGACCGTGCTTTGCCGTTGGGCCCTGTGTCGATCCCTAGCCGAGCCTACCAATCCGGCACCGGTATCTATCGCCGCTGACAGCACTCTGGAAATGAGTGGTCGGGTCTTAGGTGGCCCCGTCGGCGATATCTTACTGAAGGCCTTACGCCAGCGCTGCCACGAGAGTGGTCTCTCGCCTGATCATCGAGAGACCCTAGCGACTCAGCTACAACTCCACTTGCATCGGGGCATTCACTATTTGGCTGGAGATCCCAATATTCAGTCCACTGAAAGTTTGATGGCCTTAGTGTCTGATAACTTGAAATCCGTCCAGGCATCTATGTCCTAG
- the thiL gene encoding thiamine-phosphate kinase produces the protein MGDACLTVSDLGELGLLDRLFRFCPGGWVGDDAAVLSMAADRQLVVTTDVLVDGVHFSDRTTAPTDVGWRAVAANLSDLAAMGAEPLGITVGLSLPPTTRVAWIEGVYAGIGQCLNAYGGQILGGDLCRSPTVTVAITALGQVQPGQALYRSRAEPGQVILATGVHGASRAGLALLLEEVAPAIGAEQQVTWIQAHCRPKPRFDAVAQLRQLLPDNCDSTPVAAMDSSDGLANAVLQICQASGVGAQLVRSHLPIPPGLIDWVGPERAVEWALYGGEDFELVLCLAPALATALLRQLEPGAAIIGTVTPSPDILLVDTAAAPGSPLSLQAGFQHF, from the coding sequence ATGGGGGATGCGTGTCTCACTGTCAGTGACCTAGGAGAGCTGGGGCTGCTAGACAGACTGTTTCGTTTCTGTCCTGGTGGTTGGGTCGGAGATGATGCGGCGGTTTTGTCGATGGCAGCTGATCGGCAACTGGTGGTAACCACGGATGTGTTGGTGGATGGGGTGCACTTTAGCGATCGCACCACGGCTCCTACAGATGTAGGCTGGCGGGCGGTGGCAGCTAACCTGTCAGATCTGGCGGCCATGGGGGCAGAGCCCTTGGGAATCACGGTGGGGTTGAGCCTGCCGCCTACCACTAGGGTGGCTTGGATTGAGGGGGTTTATGCAGGCATTGGCCAGTGCTTGAACGCCTATGGTGGTCAGATCTTGGGGGGTGATTTATGTCGCTCTCCCACGGTCACGGTGGCCATTACGGCGTTGGGGCAGGTTCAACCAGGGCAGGCATTGTATCGCTCTAGGGCAGAGCCCGGACAGGTGATTCTGGCGACGGGTGTCCATGGAGCGTCGCGGGCTGGGTTGGCCCTACTCCTGGAAGAGGTTGCTCCTGCCATAGGGGCAGAGCAGCAAGTTACATGGATTCAAGCCCATTGCCGCCCCAAGCCTCGCTTCGATGCCGTGGCCCAGTTGCGTCAGCTGTTGCCAGATAACTGTGACAGTACGCCTGTGGCAGCCATGGATAGCAGTGATGGGCTGGCCAATGCTGTGCTCCAGATCTGTCAGGCTAGTGGGGTGGGCGCTCAACTGGTGCGATCGCATCTCCCCATCCCCCCGGGACTCATCGACTGGGTAGGTCCTGAGCGGGCCGTCGAGTGGGCCCTTTATGGCGGAGAAGACTTCGAGCTGGTTCTGTGCTTAGCGCCCGCCCTAGCGACTGCCCTGCTCAGGCAATTAGAGCCGGGAGCCGCTATTATTGGCACAGTAACCCCATCGCCGGATATTTTACTCGTCGATACAGCGGCTGCCCCAGGTTCCCCCCTAAGTCTGCAGGCAGGATTTCAGCATTTCTAA
- a CDS encoding peptidylprolyl isomerase encodes MTRLQHWGRALLLAVGVYGTLLLASLTPWAASVEMVHAQPLKLPAQIAYLPPGNPITDGQTLLRQALPINNEPIREIQADLEGISEWLRGKRWSPIKRDITEADRVLNRSRDQILADIPPERQSEAEQLLDELKPKIATLLEAVEAQDKEQTWIERGELLDRVGRLEELMVTEFPFEVPEEYSHLPYLKGRATVEFETNKGTMTAIVDGYSAPITAGNFVDLASRGFYDGLEFVRAEDNYVLQTGDPPGPEDGFIDPGTGEYRAIPLEILVAEEEEPIYGDTLEALGRYLDEPVLPFSAYGTMGMARPGNDPNGGSSQFFFLLFDPELTPAGRNLLDGRYAVFGYIVENKDLLEKLGQGDRIESARVVSGLDNLVQPEA; translated from the coding sequence ATGACACGACTTCAGCACTGGGGCAGAGCTCTGCTGCTAGCAGTAGGGGTCTATGGAACCTTGCTGCTAGCTAGCCTGACTCCCTGGGCAGCTTCAGTAGAGATGGTTCACGCTCAGCCGTTAAAACTTCCTGCCCAGATCGCCTACCTACCTCCAGGGAATCCAATTACCGATGGGCAAACATTGCTGCGACAGGCATTACCGATTAACAATGAACCGATTCGCGAGATCCAGGCTGATTTAGAAGGAATTTCAGAATGGCTGCGGGGAAAACGCTGGAGTCCTATCAAACGAGATATTACTGAGGCGGATCGGGTCCTTAACCGTAGCCGCGATCAAATTCTGGCTGACATTCCCCCCGAGCGTCAGTCAGAGGCAGAACAACTCTTGGATGAGCTAAAGCCTAAGATAGCCACCCTGCTTGAAGCCGTGGAGGCTCAAGATAAAGAGCAGACCTGGATTGAGCGGGGTGAGCTACTGGATAGGGTTGGTCGCTTAGAGGAACTGATGGTGACGGAGTTCCCCTTTGAGGTGCCTGAGGAGTATAGCCACCTGCCCTATCTTAAGGGCCGCGCCACCGTCGAATTTGAGACGAACAAAGGGACAATGACAGCTATTGTAGATGGCTACAGTGCGCCGATTACGGCCGGTAACTTTGTCGATTTGGCCAGCCGTGGTTTTTACGATGGCCTAGAGTTTGTTCGGGCGGAAGATAACTATGTGCTACAGACGGGAGACCCACCAGGACCCGAGGACGGCTTTATCGATCCAGGGACTGGCGAGTATCGAGCGATTCCTCTAGAGATCTTAGTAGCTGAGGAAGAGGAACCGATCTATGGCGATACCTTGGAGGCATTAGGCCGTTATCTGGATGAGCCGGTATTGCCCTTTTCTGCCTACGGCACTATGGGGATGGCTCGACCTGGTAATGATCCCAATGGCGGCTCCTCGCAGTTTTTCTTCTTACTGTTTGATCCAGAACTGACGCCTGCTGGCCGCAATCTCCTAGATGGCCGTTATGCTGTCTTCGGTTACATCGTGGAGAATAAGGACCTCCTTGAGAAGCTGGGCCAGGGAGATCGGATTGAATCGGCTCGGGTGGTGTCTGGTTTAGATAATTTGGTTCAACCCGAGGCCTAA
- the efp gene encoding elongation factor P has product MISSNDFRTGVSIELDGSVWRVVEFLHVKPGKGSAFVRTKLKNVQTGNVVERTFRAGETVPQATLEKVIMQHTYREADAYVFMDMETFEEVRMTDDQIGDRSKYLKEEMEVNVVRWQGQILEVELPNSVVLEVTETDPGIKGDTATGGTKPAIVETGAQVMVPLFISVGERIKIDTRNDSYLGRE; this is encoded by the coding sequence ATGATTTCTAGTAACGACTTTCGCACTGGTGTCAGCATCGAGCTTGATGGCTCTGTATGGCGTGTGGTTGAATTCCTCCATGTTAAGCCAGGAAAAGGGTCAGCCTTTGTCCGCACCAAGCTCAAGAATGTCCAGACAGGGAATGTGGTTGAGCGCACCTTTCGAGCTGGAGAAACGGTGCCGCAAGCAACTCTAGAGAAGGTGATAATGCAACACACCTACCGGGAAGCCGATGCCTATGTCTTCATGGACATGGAAACTTTCGAAGAGGTCCGTATGACAGACGACCAGATTGGTGACCGGTCCAAATATCTCAAAGAAGAGATGGAAGTGAACGTCGTGCGCTGGCAAGGGCAAATTCTAGAGGTGGAATTGCCTAACTCAGTGGTCCTAGAAGTTACGGAAACCGATCCTGGCATTAAGGGAGATACGGCCACTGGAGGGACTAAGCCTGCCATTGTTGAGACCGGAGCCCAAGTCATGGTGCCGCTGTTTATTTCAGTCGGTGAGCGGATCAAAATTGATACTCGTAATGACTCCTATTTAGGGCGTGAGTAA
- the accB gene encoding acetyl-CoA carboxylase biotin carboxyl carrier protein, whose protein sequence is MELNFSELRELVAALNQTDIAELTLKSDAFELTLRKRGTTELSAMAPNAGLASPGPISSVVAPASSPAASGPAEEESKSAPTPDANLVDITSPMVGTFYRAPAPDEPPFVEIGDRIQTGQTVCIIEAMKLMNELEAEVSGEVVEILMQNAEPVEFGQVLMRVRPS, encoded by the coding sequence GTGGAATTGAACTTTAGCGAGCTCCGGGAACTGGTAGCAGCACTCAATCAGACGGATATTGCCGAGCTGACCCTTAAAAGTGATGCTTTTGAGTTGACACTGCGTAAGCGAGGGACGACAGAGTTATCGGCAATGGCCCCAAACGCAGGGCTCGCTAGCCCAGGACCGATCTCGTCAGTGGTGGCTCCGGCGTCCTCTCCTGCGGCATCTGGTCCGGCAGAGGAGGAGTCTAAATCTGCACCAACCCCCGACGCCAATTTGGTTGATATTACCTCTCCTATGGTGGGAACCTTCTATCGGGCACCTGCTCCGGATGAGCCGCCGTTTGTAGAGATTGGAGATCGGATTCAGACTGGGCAAACCGTCTGTATCATCGAGGCCATGAAGTTGATGAATGAATTAGAGGCCGAGGTCTCCGGCGAAGTGGTCGAAATTTTGATGCAAAACGCGGAGCCAGTGGAATTTGGTCAGGTGTTGATGCGAGTGCGGCCTAGCTGA
- the pyrF gene encoding orotidine-5'-phosphate decarboxylase: MGDLDNLQAADRLIVPLDVATETAALALVDRLPQVRIWKVGLELFVSSGPELLRLLKQRQKRIFLDLKLHDIPNTMAGACRAAARYGVDFLTVHASAGKAALMTARAAAQEGAAEAEVPPPRLLGVTLLTNISSRTLAFELKVPLELTDYTLQLALLAQDSGLGGIVCSPQEADLLRRTLSPAMTLVCPGVRPAWAQQDDQQRVLTPAQALAAGAHYLVIGRPITAAAAPEAAFQRLCQDLLP; the protein is encoded by the coding sequence ATGGGTGACCTCGATAACCTTCAGGCGGCCGATCGTCTCATCGTGCCATTGGATGTAGCTACTGAAACGGCAGCCTTAGCCTTGGTCGATCGCTTACCTCAGGTCCGGATCTGGAAGGTTGGCTTAGAACTCTTCGTCAGTAGCGGACCTGAGCTGCTACGACTGCTGAAGCAACGGCAGAAGCGTATTTTCCTCGATTTAAAGCTCCATGACATTCCCAATACCATGGCTGGGGCCTGTCGGGCTGCCGCTCGCTATGGTGTTGATTTCCTGACAGTGCATGCTAGTGCTGGCAAAGCAGCACTGATGACTGCCCGGGCTGCCGCCCAGGAGGGAGCTGCTGAGGCCGAGGTTCCTCCGCCTCGACTATTGGGGGTTACCTTGCTGACTAACATTTCTAGCCGTACCCTTGCCTTTGAACTCAAGGTGCCTCTAGAGTTAACTGACTACACCTTGCAATTGGCTCTGTTGGCTCAGGATAGTGGTCTAGGGGGAATTGTCTGCTCACCTCAGGAAGCAGACCTGCTGCGCCGAACGTTGTCTCCTGCCATGACCCTAGTTTGCCCAGGAGTCCGTCCCGCTTGGGCCCAGCAAGATGACCAGCAGCGAGTGTTGACTCCAGCACAGGCCCTGGCAGCAGGGGCTCATTACCTAGTAATTGGCCGCCCGATTACGGCGGCGGCGGCGCCTGAGGCAGCCTTTCAGCGTCTCTGCCAAGACCTACTTCCCTAG
- a CDS encoding PhoH family protein, whose amino-acid sequence MKKVFVLDTNVLLHDPSAMMRFEDNEVVLPITLIEELDRFKKQPEATGRNARYVSRTLDELRQRGAIIQGIPLDNGGTLRVALCHRDTLQQLPPELEGDQGDNAILAVAMELKQQCRCPVAVISKDTNLRIKADALGLVAQDYETDKIDIQDLYTGSRDVMVTAEAMEQLFKQGHLGLDLPLFPNQAITLVDQTQPAHTALGWVEGRQGKVIPLSKLSAVGVSRIQPRNREQRFALELLLQDSISLVTLVGKAGTGKTLLAIAAGVQKVGAEHVYSRLLIARPIVPLGRDIGYLPGDITDKLTPWMQPLYDNFDLIFATQETRGRPEHWRRGHEDMMDQGLLQIEPLTYIRGRTIPKQFLIVDEAQNLTPHEVKTILTRAGEHTKIVLTGDPDQIDNPYVDASSNGLTYVVERFKEEALAGHITLYKGERSELAERAALLL is encoded by the coding sequence ATGAAGAAAGTCTTCGTCCTCGATACCAATGTGTTGCTGCATGACCCATCCGCCATGATGCGATTCGAGGACAATGAGGTCGTTTTGCCGATCACATTGATTGAGGAATTAGATCGCTTCAAGAAACAACCAGAGGCCACTGGGCGCAATGCTCGCTATGTCTCCCGCACCCTAGATGAGCTGCGTCAACGGGGCGCCATTATCCAAGGAATTCCTCTAGATAATGGCGGTACCCTACGGGTTGCCCTCTGCCATCGCGATACCCTGCAACAACTGCCCCCCGAACTGGAAGGGGACCAGGGAGATAATGCCATCCTAGCCGTAGCTATGGAGCTGAAGCAGCAGTGCCGCTGCCCGGTGGCGGTGATCAGTAAAGATACCAACCTCCGGATTAAGGCAGATGCGCTGGGGCTGGTTGCTCAAGATTATGAAACTGACAAAATTGACATCCAGGACCTATATACCGGCAGCCGTGACGTCATGGTAACCGCCGAGGCCATGGAGCAGTTGTTCAAGCAGGGGCATCTCGGCCTAGACTTACCACTATTTCCCAATCAAGCTATCACTTTAGTAGATCAAACCCAGCCGGCCCATACTGCCCTGGGGTGGGTAGAGGGGCGTCAGGGCAAGGTGATCCCCTTGAGCAAATTATCTGCCGTTGGGGTCTCTCGTATTCAGCCGCGCAACCGAGAACAGCGCTTCGCCCTGGAACTGCTCTTACAGGATTCGATTTCTTTGGTCACTCTGGTGGGCAAGGCCGGTACTGGTAAGACCTTATTGGCCATTGCCGCTGGTGTGCAAAAGGTAGGCGCCGAACATGTTTACAGTCGCCTGTTGATTGCTCGTCCGATTGTCCCTTTAGGGCGGGATATTGGCTACCTACCAGGGGATATTACCGACAAACTAACACCTTGGATGCAGCCCCTCTATGACAACTTTGATCTGATTTTTGCTACCCAGGAAACCCGGGGACGGCCAGAACACTGGCGTCGCGGCCACGAGGACATGATGGATCAGGGGCTACTGCAGATTGAACCGTTGACCTACATTCGCGGCCGTACCATTCCCAAGCAGTTTTTGATTGTGGATGAAGCGCAAAATCTGACGCCCCATGAAGTTAAGACCATCCTGACTCGGGCCGGAGAGCACACCAAGATCGTGCTGACTGGAGATCCCGATCAGATCGACAATCCCTATGTCGATGCCTCTAGCAATGGGTTGACCTATGTGGTCGAGCGCTTCAAGGAAGAAGCTCTAGCCGGTCACATTACCCTCTACAAGGGAGAACGCTCAGAACTGGCCGAACGAGCTGCCCTACTGCTTTAG
- the yidD gene encoding membrane protein insertion efficiency factor YidD has protein sequence MKQVLLWLIRGYRALISPLLPSTCRFQPTCSQYALQAVERFGPIRGSWLAGRRILRCHPLHPGGYDPVPPADS, from the coding sequence ATGAAGCAAGTATTGCTGTGGCTGATTAGGGGCTATCGAGCCTTGATTTCCCCGCTGCTTCCTTCCACCTGCCGGTTTCAACCCACCTGTTCCCAATATGCCCTCCAGGCAGTGGAGCGATTTGGCCCAATCCGAGGCAGTTGGTTAGCCGGACGTCGTATCCTGCGGTGTCATCCTCTACATCCTGGGGGTTACGATCCGGTACCTCCGGCAGACTCCTAA
- a CDS encoding exosortase-dependent surface protein XDP2, with amino-acid sequence MKVSHIVSYLGALAGSLSTITGSAQAASFTPFLFQTHWSGNPPQGDVLLNAVTIDGKTVSDFATVTDASILYNPPYTGGNSGAASSDHGDQTTLQALAPEGPMVEDPTDADVVASLGNLNLNSIIDTEDKGTATLKVGFGQAQNHFLFWERGLNSDLQVEALDDAGTVLASFTITRDLWENAGFQINTTEIANTQSVGALGLKLDGAGASWLQLSSNATSKGPDYKVVAAQVPEPATVIGLGIVAGALTLTRRRQCPQ; translated from the coding sequence ATGAAAGTTAGCCATATCGTGTCTTATCTAGGCGCCCTGGCAGGTAGCCTCAGTACTATCACAGGCTCCGCCCAGGCCGCGTCGTTTACGCCATTCTTATTTCAGACCCATTGGAGCGGGAATCCCCCGCAAGGAGATGTATTACTAAACGCTGTCACCATCGATGGCAAAACAGTCTCAGATTTTGCCACCGTCACCGATGCCTCCATTCTCTACAATCCTCCCTATACCGGCGGCAACAGCGGCGCTGCCAGCTCCGACCACGGGGATCAGACCACGCTCCAAGCCCTTGCTCCAGAAGGCCCCATGGTCGAAGATCCCACCGATGCCGACGTAGTGGCATCCCTAGGTAATCTCAACCTGAATAGCATCATTGATACCGAAGACAAGGGCACAGCTACCCTCAAGGTGGGCTTTGGTCAAGCCCAGAACCACTTCCTCTTCTGGGAGCGTGGTCTCAACAGCGACCTACAAGTAGAAGCCCTCGACGACGCCGGTACCGTCCTAGCGAGCTTTACGATCACCCGCGACCTCTGGGAGAACGCTGGCTTCCAGATCAATACCACCGAGATCGCCAATACCCAATCCGTAGGCGCCCTGGGCCTGAAACTGGATGGTGCCGGAGCTAGCTGGCTACAGCTCAGCAGCAATGCTACTTCCAAGGGGCCCGATTACAAAGTCGTGGCTGCTCAGGTGCCAGAACCCGCCACCGTGATTGGCTTGGGGATAGTAGCCGGGGCCTTGACACTGACTCGCCGTCGTCAATGCCCACAATGA
- a CDS encoding glycosyltransferase family 2 protein, with the protein MKFSIVITTYNRLELLQRAVKSALAQALPAEVVVVDNASSDGTEAYLRHLGNQVVYYRNTTNTSHAGAVNAGAKVATGDWIKLVDDDDYLAPHCLETMAAAIAHHPEAVICSGQAAQVNPQGEALSRTPPTGPGQAFYIPQEAIHYGMLLEAVPFGTPIQVAVRRDALLNSGGWDLAMTSCDDIDSWIRVADYGDALFINQCLAYRTQWPGGYDQKIPLPQRLATNIVIKERIYQHLPPAYRAQAPQLDVIRAYLHLHWSLVALKQRRLGMALQLGWPAALSPQAWRLLRQARRWRQSPASPSCVPKHVVLD; encoded by the coding sequence ATGAAATTCAGTATTGTGATTACCACTTACAACCGTCTCGAGCTGCTGCAGCGGGCGGTTAAGTCGGCCTTAGCGCAGGCCCTGCCGGCGGAGGTGGTGGTGGTTGATAATGCCTCTAGCGATGGCACTGAGGCCTATCTCCGTCACCTCGGAAATCAGGTGGTTTACTACCGCAATACTACCAATACCAGCCATGCGGGGGCGGTCAATGCTGGTGCCAAGGTGGCGACGGGGGATTGGATCAAGCTGGTGGATGATGATGACTACTTGGCGCCTCATTGTCTGGAGACGATGGCCGCTGCGATCGCACATCACCCCGAGGCCGTCATTTGTTCCGGCCAGGCAGCCCAGGTCAATCCCCAGGGAGAAGCACTGAGCCGCACTCCTCCCACGGGGCCAGGCCAGGCCTTCTACATTCCCCAGGAAGCCATCCACTACGGCATGTTACTGGAAGCCGTCCCCTTTGGCACCCCTATTCAGGTGGCCGTGCGGCGAGATGCCTTGCTCAACTCTGGCGGTTGGGACTTGGCCATGACCAGTTGTGACGACATCGATTCCTGGATTCGCGTCGCCGACTATGGCGATGCCCTATTTATCAACCAATGCTTGGCCTACCGCACCCAATGGCCCGGCGGCTACGATCAGAAAATTCCCCTACCCCAGCGCCTGGCCACCAATATTGTGATCAAAGAGCGCATCTATCAACACCTGCCCCCAGCCTATCGAGCCCAGGCTCCCCAGTTGGACGTAATTCGCGCCTACCTACATCTGCATTGGAGCCTCGTAGCCCTGAAGCAAAGGCGCCTGGGTATGGCCTTGCAGTTAGGTTGGCCCGCCGCCTTGTCTCCCCAGGCTTGGCGACTGTTGCGCCAGGCCAGACGATGGCGACAGTCGCCCGCCTCCCCATCCTGCGTGCCCAAGCATGTGGTCCTCGACTGA
- the glgP gene encoding alpha-glucan family phosphorylase: MNPITQLKTKLPAPLQRLGDLAYNYWWSWTADHLSLFSTIDPTIWQACRHNPVALLESVSYERLSQIAENPEYLKRLKTLARQFDSYMTERDTWASRVAPQLSHEKPVAYFCVEFGLHESLPIYAGGLGVLAGDHLKSASDLGVPMVGVGLLYRQGYFRQRLNRSGWQEDYYDDNDFEHMPLELVRDEFGQPVTIKVRIRQRTVRIQVWKVRVGRVELYLLDADRSDNDPIDRRLTGHLYGGNRETRIAQKLLLGVGGVCMLEALEIEPSIYHLNEGHAAFALLEVARYETERTGENFFEVEPRLRKQVIYTSHTPVPTGFQTFSADMMDSFFADYWPKLGLSREEFLSLGARRLGDPWEPFSMEVLALRLSRAANGVSRRHGEVSREMWHILYPECETAEQVPISHITNGVHARTWTAPLLNDLYGEYLGQSWAREMGNTEIWTRINDIPDEDLWQRHCILKERLIAHTRARVRQARLGRGEAADDIAAVERLLDPDTLTIGFARRFSPYKRGGLLFRDLHRAIRILSNRRRPIQLIFAGKAHPADDEGKRIIQRLMEWCRHPSLRDRIAFIEDYDIYTAKLMVHGVDVWLSTPRRSLEASGTSGQKVCLNGGINCGVLDGWWAEAYQEGPNGRGLNGWAIRKEADTREQEIQDQSDAETLYELLEEQMAPLFYQRDRHGLPRGWITLMKASIRMGAPCFNTDRMVAEYVTRLYFPEIAIPNEPVLASA; this comes from the coding sequence ATGAACCCGATCACTCAGCTCAAGACCAAACTCCCCGCCCCCCTGCAGCGCCTAGGCGACCTCGCCTACAACTACTGGTGGAGTTGGACCGCCGACCATCTCTCCCTATTTAGCACCATCGATCCCACCATCTGGCAGGCCTGCCGCCACAACCCTGTGGCCCTGCTGGAGTCGGTCTCCTATGAACGGCTCTCTCAGATTGCCGAAAATCCTGAATACCTAAAGCGGCTTAAGACCCTAGCCCGGCAATTCGACAGCTACATGACCGAGCGCGACACCTGGGCCAGTCGGGTGGCGCCGCAGCTCTCCCACGAGAAGCCTGTGGCTTACTTCTGTGTAGAATTCGGCTTGCACGAGTCCCTGCCCATCTATGCCGGTGGCTTGGGTGTCTTGGCCGGAGATCACCTAAAATCGGCCTCGGATCTAGGGGTGCCCATGGTGGGGGTAGGCTTGCTCTATCGCCAGGGTTATTTTCGCCAACGCCTCAACCGCAGCGGCTGGCAGGAAGACTATTACGACGATAACGACTTCGAGCACATGCCGCTGGAGCTGGTGCGGGACGAGTTTGGCCAACCAGTCACCATCAAGGTACGGATTCGGCAGCGCACCGTACGAATTCAGGTCTGGAAGGTGCGGGTCGGTCGGGTTGAGCTCTATTTGTTGGATGCTGACCGCAGCGACAATGATCCCATTGACCGCCGGCTGACCGGCCATCTCTACGGCGGCAATCGGGAAACTCGCATCGCCCAAAAGCTGCTGCTCGGGGTGGGCGGCGTCTGCATGCTGGAGGCTCTAGAGATTGAGCCTTCTATCTATCATCTCAACGAAGGCCACGCCGCCTTTGCCCTACTGGAAGTGGCCCGCTACGAGACCGAACGCACCGGGGAAAACTTCTTCGAAGTAGAGCCACGGCTGCGCAAGCAAGTCATCTATACCAGCCACACACCGGTGCCGACAGGGTTTCAGACCTTCTCAGCCGATATGATGGATTCCTTCTTCGCCGACTATTGGCCCAAACTGGGCCTCTCTCGGGAGGAATTTCTATCCCTAGGGGCCCGTCGCCTGGGGGATCCTTGGGAGCCCTTCAGCATGGAAGTGTTGGCCCTGCGCCTCAGCCGTGCCGCCAATGGCGTCAGCCGTCGTCACGGGGAGGTGTCCCGGGAAATGTGGCATATTCTGTATCCAGAGTGTGAAACTGCTGAGCAGGTGCCCATCAGCCACATCACCAATGGGGTCCACGCCCGCACCTGGACGGCGCCCTTGCTGAATGATCTCTACGGTGAGTATCTGGGCCAGAGTTGGGCCCGGGAAATGGGGAACACCGAGATCTGGACTCGAATTAATGACATCCCCGATGAGGATCTGTGGCAACGTCACTGCATCTTGAAGGAACGGCTGATCGCCCACACTCGCGCCCGAGTGCGTCAGGCTCGTCTCGGCCGTGGCGAGGCCGCCGATGATATTGCGGCGGTAGAACGCTTGTTGGATCCCGACACCCTGACCATTGGCTTTGCCCGTCGCTTTAGTCCATACAAGCGCGGGGGACTGCTGTTTCGAGATCTACACCGGGCCATCCGGATTCTGTCCAATCGGCGGCGGCCGATTCAGCTGATCTTTGCTGGCAAGGCCCATCCTGCCGATGATGAGGGCAAGCGGATCATTCAACGGCTGATGGAGTGGTGCCGCCATCCCTCCCTACGTGATCGCATCGCCTTCATCGAAGACTATGACATCTATACCGCCAAACTCATGGTGCATGGAGTGGATGTCTGGCTGAGCACCCCCCGGCGCTCTCTAGAGGCCTCCGGCACCAGTGGTCAAAAGGTCTGCCTCAACGGCGGCATCAACTGTGGTGTGCTCGATGGCTGGTGGGCCGAGGCCTATCAGGAGGGACCCAATGGCCGTGGGCTCAATGGTTGGGCCATTCGCAAAGAGGCCGATACTCGAGAGCAGGAGATCCAAGATCAAAGCGATGCCGAGACTCTCTATGAGCTCCTAGAAGAGCAGATGGCTCCCCTGTTTTATCAACGGGACCGGCACGGTCTTCCCCGGGGCTGGATCACCCTGATGAAGGCCTCCATCCGCATGGGAGCCCCCTGTTTCAATACTGACCGCATGGTGGCGGAGTATGTCACCCGGCTCTACTTCCCAGAGATAGCCATCCCCAACGAGCCAGTACTGGCCAGCGCCTGA